A single genomic interval of Nocardioides palaemonis harbors:
- a CDS encoding acyl-CoA dehydrogenase: MSHYKTNLRDIEFNLFEVLGRDEVLGTGPFGDVDGESAREILREVERLSREDLAASFEDSDRNPPVFDPATHTAPVPASFKSSYQAWMDAEFWRLQVFEEMGGTPAPSSLIWAIGEMVLGANAPIWMYAAGPAFANVVHRNGNERDQAVAQFMVDRQWGCTMVLTEPDAGSDVGAGRTKATPNDDGSWNITGVKRFITSATHDMSENIMHLVLARPEGVEGAGGPGTKGLSLFWMPEHHFDLETGELTGERNGVYVTNVEHKMGIKVSNTCEVTFGDPQVGGGEPAKGWLLGEVHDGIAQMFQVIENARMMVGTKAIATLSTGYLNALEFAKERVQGADLTQAADKTAPRVTITHHPDVRRSLMTQKSFAEAMRALVLYTATWQDQVMLAEHAGTADSDEARLAAAVNDLLLPIVKGYGSERSWVLLGTESLQTFGGSGFLQEYPIEQYVRDAKIDTLYEGTTAIQGQDFFFRKIVKDQGRALGHLAKEIEGFITSEAGNGRLKNERALLATALEDANAVVGHMINDLMSSQDDQRNIYKVGLNTSRLLMVLGDVVCAWLLLRQADVALAKLAGEVSAKDKVFYEGKVAAAQFFAQTNLPKISAERAIAEATTLDLMDLDESAF; this comes from the coding sequence GTGAGCCACTACAAGACCAACCTGCGCGACATCGAGTTCAACCTCTTCGAGGTGCTCGGCCGGGACGAGGTGCTCGGCACCGGTCCGTTCGGTGACGTCGACGGCGAGAGCGCCCGGGAGATCCTGCGCGAGGTCGAGCGCCTCTCCCGTGAGGACCTCGCCGCGTCCTTCGAGGACAGCGACCGCAACCCGCCGGTCTTCGACCCCGCCACGCACACCGCGCCGGTGCCCGCGTCGTTCAAGTCGTCCTACCAGGCGTGGATGGATGCGGAGTTCTGGCGCCTGCAGGTCTTCGAGGAGATGGGCGGCACGCCCGCCCCGTCCTCGCTGATCTGGGCGATCGGCGAGATGGTCCTCGGCGCGAACGCCCCGATCTGGATGTACGCCGCCGGTCCCGCCTTCGCCAACGTCGTGCACCGCAACGGCAACGAGCGCGACCAGGCCGTCGCCCAGTTCATGGTCGACCGCCAGTGGGGCTGCACCATGGTCCTCACCGAGCCCGACGCGGGCTCCGACGTCGGCGCCGGCCGCACCAAGGCCACGCCCAACGACGACGGCTCGTGGAACATCACCGGCGTCAAGCGCTTCATCACCAGCGCCACGCACGACATGAGCGAGAACATCATGCACCTCGTCCTCGCGCGCCCCGAGGGCGTCGAGGGCGCGGGCGGCCCGGGCACCAAGGGCCTCTCGCTGTTCTGGATGCCCGAGCACCACTTCGACCTCGAGACCGGCGAGCTGACCGGCGAGCGCAACGGCGTCTACGTCACCAACGTCGAGCACAAGATGGGCATCAAGGTCTCCAACACCTGCGAGGTCACCTTCGGCGACCCGCAGGTCGGCGGCGGCGAGCCGGCCAAGGGCTGGCTGCTCGGCGAGGTGCACGACGGCATCGCGCAGATGTTCCAGGTCATCGAGAACGCCCGGATGATGGTCGGCACCAAGGCCATCGCCACGCTGTCGACCGGCTACCTCAACGCGCTGGAGTTCGCCAAGGAGCGCGTCCAGGGCGCCGACCTGACCCAGGCGGCCGACAAGACCGCCCCGCGCGTCACGATCACCCACCACCCCGACGTACGCCGCTCGCTCATGACACAGAAGTCGTTCGCCGAGGCGATGCGCGCCCTCGTGCTCTACACCGCCACCTGGCAGGACCAGGTCATGCTCGCCGAGCACGCCGGCACCGCGGACTCCGACGAGGCCCGCCTCGCCGCCGCGGTCAACGACCTGCTGCTCCCGATCGTGAAGGGCTACGGCTCGGAGCGCTCGTGGGTGCTGCTCGGCACGGAGTCGCTGCAGACCTTCGGCGGCTCGGGCTTCCTGCAGGAGTACCCGATCGAGCAGTACGTCCGCGACGCCAAGATCGACACCCTCTACGAGGGCACGACCGCCATCCAGGGCCAGGACTTCTTCTTCCGCAAGATCGTCAAGGACCAGGGCCGCGCGCTGGGCCACCTGGCCAAGGAGATCGAGGGCTTCATCACCTCCGAGGCCGGCAATGGTCGGCTGAAGAACGAGCGTGCCCTGCTCGCCACCGCGCTCGAGGACGCCAACGCGGTCGTCGGCCACATGATCAACGACCTGATGTCCTCCCAGGACGACCAGCGCAACATCTACAAGGTCGGGCTCAACACCTCGCGCCTGCTGATGGTGCTCGGCGACGTCGTCTGCGCGTGGCTGCTGCTGCGCCAGGCCGACGTGGCGCTGGCCAAGCTGGCCGGCGAGGTCTCCGCGAAGGACAAGGTGTTCTACGAGGGCAAGGTCGCGGCGGCGCAGTTCTTCGCCCAGACCAACCTGCCCAAGATCAGCGCCGAGCGCGCCATCGCCGAGGCGACCACCCTCGACCTGATGGACCTCGACGAGTCCGCCTTCTGA
- a CDS encoding sulfite exporter TauE/SafE family protein: MRKLIVLGFVGLIAQLIDGSLGMAYGVTSSTLLLAAGVAPAAASAAVHFSELGTSLVSGASHTKFGNVDWRTVSILALPGFIGAFIGATLLSTMDAAVAKPVVAVILLSLGFYVVYRFLKLGGARPTFKGHPSAFFLAPMGLVAGTLDAVGGGGWGPVGTTSLLSSGRLEPRKVVGSIDTSEFVVALGASLGFLLGLGSQGINWGYAGALLAGGVIAAPIAAWLVKHLAARVLGVAAGGLIILTNSKTLLEAVGVPGVGVATVAAVVFVLWVAGITWAVRQERAVRAQQLDDPELEPVSA; the protein is encoded by the coding sequence ATGCGCAAGCTCATCGTTCTCGGCTTCGTGGGCCTCATCGCCCAGCTCATCGACGGCTCGCTCGGCATGGCCTACGGCGTGACGTCCTCGACCCTGCTGCTCGCCGCCGGCGTCGCGCCGGCCGCCGCCTCCGCCGCCGTGCACTTCTCCGAGCTCGGCACGTCGCTGGTCTCCGGCGCCTCGCACACCAAGTTCGGCAACGTCGACTGGCGCACCGTGTCGATCCTCGCCCTGCCGGGCTTCATCGGCGCCTTCATCGGCGCGACGCTCCTGTCCACCATGGACGCGGCCGTCGCCAAGCCGGTCGTCGCGGTGATCCTGCTGAGCCTGGGCTTCTACGTCGTCTACCGCTTCCTCAAGCTCGGCGGCGCACGCCCGACCTTCAAGGGTCACCCGTCGGCGTTCTTCCTGGCGCCGATGGGCCTGGTCGCCGGCACGCTCGACGCCGTCGGTGGCGGTGGCTGGGGCCCGGTCGGCACCACCTCGCTGCTCTCGAGCGGTCGCCTCGAGCCCCGCAAGGTCGTCGGCTCGATCGACACCTCCGAGTTCGTCGTCGCCCTCGGCGCCTCGCTCGGCTTCCTCCTCGGCCTCGGCTCCCAGGGCATCAACTGGGGCTACGCCGGTGCCCTCCTCGCCGGTGGCGTGATCGCCGCCCCGATCGCCGCCTGGCTGGTCAAGCACCTCGCCGCCCGCGTCCTCGGCGTCGCAGCCGGTGGCCTGATCATCCTCACCAACTCCAAGACTCTCCTCGAGGCCGTCGGCGTGCCCGGCGTCGGCGTCGCGACCGTCGCCGCGGTCGTCTTCGTCCTCTGGGTCGCCGGCATCACCTGGGCGGTCCGCCAGGAGCGCGCCGTCCGGGCGCAGCAGCTCGACGACCCCGAGCTGGAGCCCGTCTCCGCCTGA
- a CDS encoding RrF2 family transcriptional regulator: MRVSAKADYALRALIEIAVRADGTAVSAEQLGKAQGIPHGFLQAILADLRRADVVVSQRGQSGGWRFARKPESVTVADVIRAVDGPLVSVYGLRPEAVEYDESAEVLQHVWIAARSSLRSVFEQVTIQDLADGTLPQGVKALTEDEDAWQPH; this comes from the coding sequence ATGCGCGTCTCCGCCAAAGCCGACTACGCCCTCCGGGCCCTCATCGAGATCGCGGTGCGCGCGGACGGGACCGCCGTGAGCGCGGAGCAGCTCGGCAAGGCGCAGGGCATCCCGCACGGCTTCCTCCAGGCGATCCTGGCCGACCTGCGGCGCGCCGACGTCGTGGTGTCGCAGCGCGGCCAGTCCGGCGGCTGGCGCTTCGCCCGCAAGCCCGAGTCGGTGACCGTCGCCGACGTCATCCGCGCCGTCGACGGCCCGCTCGTGTCGGTCTACGGCCTGCGCCCGGAGGCGGTCGAGTACGACGAGTCCGCCGAGGTGCTCCAGCACGTGTGGATCGCCGCCCGCAGCTCGCTGCGCTCGGTCTTCGAGCAGGTCACCATCCAGGACCTCGCCGACGGGACGCTGCCCCAGGGCGTGAAGGCGCTCACCGAGGACGAGGACGCCTGGCAGCCGCACTGA
- a CDS encoding SigE family RNA polymerase sigma factor — MPRSTEEFEEFAIARTPQLYRAAWLMCGDAHRAEDLVQETLAKVYVRWHRRLGGPIEHPVAYAHTTLTRTYISAQRRRSNHETPTETLPESVEQGGDAATSLALRDALAQLAPLDRAVLVLRYLEDVSVADTADALGVSPGAVRNRTLRALDRLRAVLGPSLRDLLEI, encoded by the coding sequence ATGCCCCGCTCGACGGAGGAGTTCGAGGAGTTCGCCATCGCGCGGACCCCCCAGCTCTACCGCGCCGCGTGGCTGATGTGCGGCGACGCCCACCGTGCCGAGGACCTCGTCCAGGAGACGCTGGCCAAGGTCTACGTGCGGTGGCACCGTCGCCTGGGCGGCCCGATCGAGCACCCGGTCGCCTACGCACACACGACGCTGACCCGCACCTACATCAGTGCCCAGCGCCGTCGCAGCAACCACGAGACACCGACCGAGACGCTTCCGGAGAGCGTGGAGCAGGGTGGGGACGCCGCCACCTCGCTCGCCCTCCGCGACGCGCTCGCCCAGCTCGCACCACTGGACCGCGCGGTCCTGGTGCTGCGCTACCTCGAGGACGTGTCGGTCGCCGACACCGCGGACGCCCTCGGGGTGAGCCCGGGTGCCGTGCGCAACCGGACGCTCCGCGCCCTCGACCGTCTCCGTGCCGTGCTGGGTCCGTCCCTCCGAGACCTGCTCGAGATCTAG
- a CDS encoding DUF2461 domain-containing protein, with translation MSFTGFPVAALDFYDDLEVDNTKSFWEAHKQVWQESVQAPMKALMADLEPEFGSAKVFRPYRDVRFAKDKTPYKTHQGAFVGVAPATGWYFEISPRGTRVGGGFYDADGPRLAAIRDAMADEKTGKALDRLLRRLEKDGFEVGGDQLKTSPRGYGTDHPRIHLLRHKQLFVGRSYGFEADALDAGLVDRVREDWRALRPLLTWLSAVQVDRY, from the coding sequence GTGAGCTTCACCGGTTTCCCCGTCGCTGCCCTCGACTTCTACGACGACCTCGAGGTCGACAACACCAAGTCGTTCTGGGAGGCCCACAAGCAGGTCTGGCAGGAGTCGGTGCAGGCGCCGATGAAGGCGCTCATGGCCGACCTCGAGCCGGAGTTCGGCAGCGCGAAGGTGTTCCGGCCCTACCGCGACGTGCGCTTCGCGAAGGACAAGACGCCCTACAAGACCCACCAGGGCGCCTTCGTCGGCGTGGCCCCGGCGACCGGGTGGTACTTCGAGATCTCGCCGCGCGGCACGCGCGTCGGCGGCGGCTTCTACGACGCCGACGGCCCGCGGCTCGCGGCGATCCGCGACGCGATGGCCGACGAGAAGACCGGGAAGGCGCTCGACCGGCTGCTGCGCCGGCTGGAGAAGGACGGCTTCGAGGTGGGCGGCGACCAGCTCAAGACCTCGCCGCGGGGCTACGGGACCGACCACCCGCGCATCCACCTGCTGCGCCACAAGCAGCTCTTCGTCGGCCGGTCCTACGGCTTCGAGGCCGACGCCCTCGACGCCGGCCTCGTCGACCGGGTCCGCGAGGACTGGCGCGCGCTGCGGCCGCTGCTGACCTGGCTGTCGGCCGTGCAGGTCGACCGGTACTAG
- a CDS encoding SGNH/GDSL hydrolase family protein produces the protein MTFHRYVALGDSFTEGVGDPDPSRPNGLRGWADRVAEVLAQQTDDFGYANLAIRGRKLGPIVAEQVDAAIALQPDLVTIHGGGNDVLRPRVDLDALARTYDDAIARLTATGAQVVMFTIFDPGGGGIYGPVRGRMAIFNEWVREIADRHGALVVDMWRMRDVEIDGAMDTDRMHLNSSGHAYMAHAVLEAIGVEHGQEPVVVRPLPVLPRREQWRANARWTREFLVPWVHRRVTGRSSGDTVAPKHPGFSSVR, from the coding sequence GTGACCTTCCACCGCTACGTCGCCCTGGGCGACTCGTTCACCGAGGGCGTCGGCGACCCCGACCCCTCCCGCCCCAACGGGCTGCGCGGCTGGGCCGACCGCGTCGCCGAGGTGCTCGCGCAGCAGACCGACGACTTCGGCTACGCCAACCTCGCGATCCGCGGCCGCAAGCTCGGCCCGATCGTCGCCGAGCAGGTCGACGCCGCGATCGCGCTCCAGCCCGACCTGGTCACCATCCACGGCGGCGGCAACGACGTGCTGCGCCCGCGCGTCGACCTCGACGCGCTCGCCCGGACCTACGACGACGCGATCGCCCGGCTCACCGCGACCGGGGCGCAGGTCGTCATGTTCACCATCTTCGACCCGGGCGGCGGCGGGATCTACGGCCCCGTGCGCGGCCGGATGGCGATCTTCAACGAGTGGGTACGCGAGATCGCCGACCGGCACGGCGCGCTGGTGGTCGACATGTGGCGGATGCGCGACGTCGAGATCGACGGCGCGATGGACACCGACCGGATGCACCTCAACTCCTCCGGCCACGCCTACATGGCGCACGCCGTCCTCGAAGCCATCGGCGTCGAGCACGGCCAGGAGCCCGTCGTCGTACGCCCGCTGCCGGTGCTGCCGCGCCGCGAGCAGTGGCGCGCCAACGCCCGCTGGACCCGCGAGTTCCTCGTCCCGTGGGTGCACCGGCGGGTGACCGGCCGCTCGTCGGGCGACACCGTCGCCCCGAAGCACCCGGGCTTCTCGAGCGTGCGCTAG
- the dcd gene encoding dCTP deaminase, which produces MLLSDRDISAEIDAGRIGLHPWDPAMMQPSSIDVRLDRYFRVFENHRYPDIDPMADQSDLTREVEPEGDEPFILHPGEFVLGSTYEIVTLPDDVAARVEGKSSLGRLGLLTHATAGFVDPGFSGHVTLELANVATLPIKLYPGMKIGQFCFFRLSSPSEHPYGSEKYGSRYQGQRGPTPSRSFQNFHRTRI; this is translated from the coding sequence GTGCTGCTCTCCGACCGTGACATCAGTGCCGAGATCGACGCCGGACGGATCGGCCTGCACCCGTGGGACCCGGCGATGATGCAGCCGTCGAGCATCGACGTGCGCCTCGACCGGTACTTCCGGGTCTTCGAGAACCACCGCTACCCCGACATCGACCCGATGGCCGACCAGTCCGACCTGACGCGCGAGGTCGAGCCCGAGGGCGACGAGCCGTTCATCCTGCACCCGGGCGAGTTCGTCCTGGGGTCGACCTACGAGATCGTCACCCTCCCCGACGACGTCGCCGCGCGCGTCGAGGGCAAGTCGTCGCTCGGACGCCTCGGCCTGCTGACCCACGCCACCGCCGGCTTCGTCGACCCCGGCTTCTCCGGCCACGTCACCCTCGAGCTGGCCAACGTCGCCACGCTCCCGATCAAGCTCTACCCGGGCATGAAGATCGGCCAGTTCTGCTTCTTCCGGCTCTCCTCGCCCAGCGAGCACCCCTACGGCTCCGAGAAGTACGGCTCGCGCTACCAGGGCCAGCGCGGCCCCACCCCGAGCCGCTCCTTCCAGAACTTCCACCGCACCCGGATCTGA
- a CDS encoding iron-siderophore ABC transporter substrate-binding protein, which produces MKRTLAAPLAAATLLVATLTGCSTGSTSATDSAAEPTATTSADPDAFPVTIEHALGSTTIESEPTRVATLGWTDADHALALGVVPVGATAITWGGNDQQSTDWFDAAVEEAGAEAPVRYDDADGAPIDEVAELAPDLILATNSGITQAEYDKLSKIAPVVAYPEAPWTTSWQDSLEMVGEALGRTELAEQVEEDTEATIEEAKAANPDLQGASLIYGYLATTDLSTVGIYAPQDPRVSILRDLGMVDAPAVADAIKPGEFYGTVSAEKAADLDSDVFVTWVDSDDAVDTISKDKLVGQIPAIADGHWYAETDKQKAMASTNPTPLSIPVIISDFLPQVVKAVQGA; this is translated from the coding sequence ATGAAGCGAACGCTCGCTGCGCCCCTGGCCGCGGCAACCCTCCTCGTCGCGACCCTCACCGGGTGCAGCACCGGCTCCACCAGCGCCACCGACAGCGCCGCGGAGCCGACGGCGACCACGTCGGCGGACCCCGACGCCTTCCCGGTGACCATCGAGCACGCGCTGGGCAGCACCACCATCGAGTCCGAGCCGACCCGGGTCGCGACCCTCGGCTGGACCGACGCCGACCACGCCCTCGCGCTCGGCGTCGTGCCGGTGGGCGCGACCGCGATCACGTGGGGCGGCAACGACCAGCAGTCGACCGACTGGTTCGACGCGGCGGTCGAGGAGGCCGGCGCCGAGGCGCCCGTGCGCTACGACGACGCCGACGGCGCGCCGATCGACGAGGTCGCCGAGCTCGCCCCTGACCTGATCCTCGCCACCAACTCGGGCATCACGCAGGCGGAGTACGACAAGCTCTCCAAGATCGCGCCGGTCGTCGCCTACCCCGAGGCGCCGTGGACGACCAGCTGGCAGGACTCGCTGGAGATGGTCGGCGAGGCGCTGGGCCGCACCGAGCTCGCCGAGCAGGTCGAGGAGGACACCGAGGCCACCATCGAGGAGGCCAAGGCGGCCAACCCCGACCTCCAGGGCGCGTCGCTGATCTACGGCTACCTCGCCACCACCGACCTGTCGACCGTCGGCATCTACGCCCCGCAGGACCCGCGGGTCTCGATCCTGCGCGACCTCGGCATGGTCGACGCACCGGCCGTCGCCGACGCGATCAAGCCCGGCGAGTTCTACGGCACCGTGTCCGCCGAGAAGGCCGCGGACCTCGACTCGGACGTGTTCGTCACCTGGGTCGACTCCGACGACGCGGTCGACACGATCAGCAAGGACAAGCTCGTCGGCCAGATCCCGGCGATCGCCGACGGCCACTGGTACGCCGAGACCGACAAGCAGAAGGCGATGGCGTCGACCAACCCCACGCCGCTGTCGATCCCGGTGATCATCAGCGACTTCCTGCCCCAGGTCGTGAAGGCCGTCCAGGGCGCGTGA
- a CDS encoding FecCD family ABC transporter permease → MTTLTPARDVAGPADTAGAPRRRGLPVAVAAALAVAAVAGAAVLSVLVGARTVPLAAVLDPAHPLHAVVEARIDRTMLGLAVGAALGLAGALMQGLTRNPLADPGILGVNAGATFAMVVGMTAFGAATMGQFLPLAFGGAAVAALVVQAIASLGRDGATPMKLAVTGAALSAGLASWTTGLLLADRRTMESFRFWQVGTVAGRGIDVLVTGLPFLVVGAVLALAGARVLNTLALGEDLARGLGRRTTRDRLVVALAIVLLAGTATALAGPIAFVGLVVPHVVRVLVGPDHVRVLPFSMLVGAALVVLADTVGRVVLPPAEVQVGIMAAVVGVPVFVALVRRTGRAL, encoded by the coding sequence GTGACCACGCTGACCCCCGCCCGCGACGTCGCGGGCCCCGCCGACACGGCCGGGGCCCCGCGGCGTCGCGGCCTGCCCGTCGCCGTCGCCGCCGCGCTCGCGGTGGCGGCGGTGGCGGGGGCCGCGGTGCTGTCGGTATTGGTCGGCGCCCGTACGGTCCCGCTCGCCGCGGTCCTCGACCCCGCGCACCCGCTCCACGCCGTGGTCGAGGCGCGCATCGACCGCACCATGCTCGGCCTCGCCGTCGGCGCCGCCCTCGGCCTCGCCGGCGCCCTCATGCAGGGCCTCACCCGCAACCCGCTCGCCGACCCGGGCATCCTCGGCGTCAACGCCGGCGCTACCTTCGCCATGGTCGTCGGGATGACCGCGTTCGGCGCGGCGACCATGGGGCAGTTCCTGCCGCTGGCCTTCGGGGGAGCGGCCGTGGCCGCGCTCGTGGTCCAGGCGATCGCCTCCCTGGGCCGCGACGGCGCCACGCCGATGAAGCTCGCGGTCACCGGCGCCGCGCTCAGCGCGGGGCTCGCCAGCTGGACCACCGGCCTGCTGCTCGCCGACCGCAGGACCATGGAGAGCTTCCGCTTCTGGCAGGTCGGCACCGTCGCCGGGCGCGGCATCGACGTCCTGGTCACCGGCCTGCCGTTCCTCGTCGTCGGTGCGGTGCTCGCGCTCGCCGGTGCGCGGGTGCTCAACACCCTGGCGCTCGGCGAGGACCTCGCCCGCGGGCTGGGGCGACGGACGACGCGCGACCGCCTCGTCGTCGCGCTCGCCATCGTGCTGCTCGCCGGCACCGCGACCGCCCTCGCCGGGCCGATCGCGTTCGTCGGGCTCGTCGTCCCGCACGTGGTGCGGGTGCTCGTCGGCCCCGACCACGTCCGGGTCCTGCCGTTCTCGATGCTCGTCGGCGCCGCGCTCGTCGTGCTCGCCGACACCGTCGGACGCGTGGTCCTCCCGCCGGCCGAGGTGCAGGTCGGGATCATGGCGGCCGTCGTCGGCGTCCCGGTCTTCGTCGCGCTGGTCCGCCGCACGGGGAGGGCGCTGTGA